AGGGCTCGGGCTCGCCGCGCCAACGTCACGGGATTTACATCGTTTGACCAAATGGTCGGCGGGACATGGTTCGTTGTGGGTCGCCTTGATCTTCCTCTTCATGTTGGCACCGTTCAGCGGTTTTTGGGATGTCTTCCCGGCTCTCGTCCCCTCGATGACGCGGAGCACCATGGCTCCATGAGGCGGCTTTATTCCTGCCAGACGGTTTTGctgtctttaaatattaaaaacgtCCTGTGGAAATCAAACAAGAACACCCTGGTTAGTATTAGGAGAGAAATTATTGAATCaaaaaatgggttttaatgttacaattttatttttcctgacctcattctggatcagaaccagaagacacgtttcatgatggttcatatcggacccctttatgactgggatttttggtgagtgaatttaattcaGATTTTACAAAGCAGGATTTGAAAACgcctccattgtaagtaaatgggaaaagccagattgttttttgtatccagacgggaatccggatcgctctcagaatttaatggggcctaaattagaccaagatcaagatccatccagccgttttcccgtaatcctgctaacggacagacgccgtcaaaaacagaacctcctcggcggtGGTAAAAAAAGACgctgtttttttggttttttactTCGTCACTCAACctcaaaatacaacaaaatatcaTCCTGGAAAAAACGAGGTCGGAATAAGTTTTCAAAATCAGTGACGTGAAGATtcaataaattaaacattaccTTCGGAGGAAAGTCTTTCATTCACTGTTCGCACGTGGAGATTCTGGACATGTCTGGACACGCAACTCTTCATCTGATTGGTTATTTTCTTCCTCGCTCGCTGCTCTAAAGGAAGTGCTCAACTCCTCCTTGTCTGCTGAtctgccccctactggttgGATGAATTAATGCTCAAAAAAATTGGTTTCAGCAACAAGCACTACTAGTTACgcagaaaatatattttgaacTCAAGTTGCTTTAGATCACGCGAAccttaataaaaataaaaatattctgtttttgttttcttgcaggTTTAGCGATCGCAGACACATCCAAGAACAAAATACTGGTTGCTATTGGAGTGCACAAATGACAAATGATTTGGCGCCTATTAAAATCCCTTgataatattgtaaaaaaaaaaaaaaaaaaactaaagacaaataactataaatatttatatttatttagttatccAGCATTTTTGATGAATTGCCCTGACTGTCCTCGTCATATCCAAATACATAGCAGACAGACGGTTTTCACtccattaaacatttacacTGTGTTCATACATTAACATGTCCGATTTGACAGATTTTGTACAAATACTTTAATTCTCGGGCAAAATGTTCAGCGTTCCCTGATTAATCTCTTTACATGATCTTTGGTATCGGTACTAGTAACTAACCCACCCGCACGTCTGGCTGTGCTCGAGTCTACGATCACAATTCGTCTAGCAGACGGCGCCATTTGTCACCAAACGTTCAGAGATTTTAAAACTAAGTTATTGcaatttaataaatgatctctTTCAGCCCAAGATGGAAgcataaaaaacatttcttggagtcgaatattttgttttgtgggcCTTTTTATTTCACAATCCTTCCAAATGTACAAAAACTAAGACATgtaacaaaaaaggaaaaaacaaaaagccatcaCCACCATCCATTAACCCATCAGGTGACTGGAGACTGCTGTCGAACCAAAGTGCATCAGCCCGAGGTGTGGTGGAAGGAACGGCGAAAATTAGAACCCCAGCTTTTCATAATTCGTCCTCTTCCcaaaaaattaattttaagcaTCGGGCAGGCCCTGACCATCACCTTTCCCACCTCCCAGTTTTCAGAGCAGCAAACGACCTCAAGGGAGATCCGAGTCTTAGCGACTTGGCATCAGAGCATTCGGTAGTTCACTTAGAGTGGAATATAATTCAGTTCTTTCTTTGCATGGATTTCCCCGACCCTTCCCCAGCGATGTGGCGAGTTCCCGTTTGAAGCTTTTATAGGTCGACTTTCTCCTcgatcctcttcttcttcttcttggtggTTTCTTCTGGAACCACCAAGGGATTGGTGGCCTCCCTCTTCAGGTAGGAGATGAAGTCGCTCACCTCACGCCCTCCCTGAAAGGCGAGCGGCGAGACAGAGCGATGAGTCGAACGGACACGGAAACCTAAGCTTTGGTTTATTAAAAACTGATCAAGCAGATAATCACCTCGTATTTCTTTGGGTTCATCTTGCCTCCAGCCGGGGAGAAGTAAATTGTAGGAAAACTGGAAGAGCAGAAGTCATGGACACGGATCAGAATCTGTGGCCCCATTGACCAGCATTTCATTCAGCCAGTAGTTTATGTCTCCAATTGATCAGGATTATGCAATAAACATTTATCAGCAGCACTTCCACCCGCTCCTCAGCTCACCGAACCGACAACCACCCGATACAGGAACTCACCCGCTGACTTGATATGCAGCTGGAACGTCATTGGCTGTGGCGTCCATTTTGGCAAGAACAACGTTGGGATCATTGGCGAGCTGCGGAGAGAACAAGCATTTTATCCGGGTCGGTCAAGGTCATCAAACGGCTTCCGTTTCCTACTCTGAAGTTAAACGCTGCATTAAAACGGAAGCTAATCGCTGAACTCGTCGCTCACCTTCTCCCCGAGCTCGTTGTACTTGGGCTCCAGGCTCTTACAGTGTCCGCACCACGGGGCGTAGAACTCGATCAGAACGTCTTTGCTGTCGTCGTTGACAATCTCATCGAAGTTCTCAGCCACCACCACCTGAAAGACGAAAACGGGTCAAATCCCTTCGTTTATAGCGCTAAACACGGACGTCTACAGAAAGCCGGCAGTAAGAAGAACAAACCGGGCTGAAACACGGAAGCTCTCGCTCTGCGGGCTCAGCAGCTCACGCTTGAAAACTTCCAGAGGTCTCGCTGGAAACTAAACGGCGCCTCACCTTGACGGGGCCGTCGTTGCTCTCCGGGACGGGCTCCGACTTCAGGTAGGGCTTCAAGCTGCCTGCAAAGTAGTCCTTCAGGAAACTCTGCAGCGCGTCCATCCTGTCAGCAGAACACAGCGTTCAGGCGACCGGCGAACGTCCGTTAGTCGAGAATCTCGCCGTCGCGAGCGGGACAGCGTCCGCCCGTCTGTTCTTTTAAAGCGTTTTAATAAACACGACAAACTTTCAATAACCGCCTATCTTTACGATTCATTGCTGATAATTAAGTCGTCAAGACTCCCGAGATATAACAGCAGCGACGTTGGTCCGTTTCAGACGGTCTTCCTGCAGAACGAGAGATCGAGCACGGCTTGACTCACGAGAACGTCTCGGTCATGGCGTATTTCTGTCCCTTGACGGTGCGCATCCCGACCACGGGCACGCCATCGGTGTCTTTCAGACCGAAGTCGGCGACGTCACTGTGGAACGCTTTCCTGCAGGCCACGGCAAAGTTCAGCTTCTTGCCCTCATCCAGGAAGCTCTTGGCCACCTTCATCACCCTGGAGAGATTGACAGGGTGAGGCTTCACAGTTCGGGAGGGAAAACCATCGACTCAAACTGGGGAAGAAGCTTCAAGTCCGTCCGGCGCCGCACCTGTTCCTCCAGTAGTTGGTGCCTTTGAGATTTTTGGAATAATCCACATCGAAATAAGCCACCAGCAGGTCTTTACCGCTCAGCTGCTCTCTGTTCTCAGTCGTCAGGACGGGGCAGATTCCAAAGCTGGGTTGGAGAAAGAACACGAGGCTTAATAATCAGAATAAAAACGAGACTAACGTTTGTGTAGGTGATGAAGGTAATCCGGTGATGAAGGTCCACTGCAGGGAAACAGGGAGGGGATGTTTCATCTGAATGTGGAAGCCAAGCTTCTTTGCTTTTGCGTTGACCAATGGTTCGAATGAAACCCTCATCACACGGAGGGCAGCAGGCTGGGATGGAAACTCACAGCGCTTTGTAACGGGGCCCTTCAGgctcaaacaaataaacagttggttaaataaagtttcattaCAATGGAGATAAAGATAGAATTAAATCAAATAGACCATTAAAGTCTGCTGCTCAGTTCTTTGCATTAAACCGACTAGTGAGACGAGTGAAACTAGACCACACCCCGCCGACACGAGGCTAAAGTCTAAATCGACGATTTAGACTTTAAAGAAAGCCGAGCTAAAGAAAGACggaataaaacccaggaggacagttacccagtcattatATGACAAATCCCATCAGAACGGggtgtaaatgatacagaactgGATCCATTTTACATTTATGCTTTTCATATtattacatattaatataactatGCATGCAAATGAGCATTTATCcggtgcgtaggaacggattcatctgGTTTCCATTAGTTCTTATGGGAAGTGTCGGTTTTCAAACATTAGAGAACCGAGTTTCCACTGTAATTCTTTGTGTGTAAATAGAGCCAttataatttccctatgggactattaaagtattctgattacttCTGCTGGCTAAATATAAAGATGATGAATGATTCCGGGattctgggataggctccagcaactcctgtcacatgcaaagtggaaaagcggcgATAGCGGAGACTCATCCACGAGAAAACGGACGGATAATCGACTCACATGTTGTCCTGGATGAACTTCTTGATTTTGTTGCTGGTGAATTTGTCCTCGCTGTACTTCACGGAGCCGTCCTCAAATTTATTGCTGAGGTGTGGTGGGCGGAACAGGACAATGCCcctataaaacaaaacaggtaATGCTACTTCACGAACAGCATCAATGCGGGCGACCTCAAATCATCCCGACTTCTCGCGAACGATGC
The sequence above is drawn from the Brachionichthys hirsutus isolate HB-005 chromosome 5, CSIRO-AGI_Bhir_v1, whole genome shotgun sequence genome and encodes:
- the pdia3 gene encoding protein disulfide-isomerase A3, translated to MWKLVFLAALAASTGASDVLEFTDDDFESEIGKYDLILVEFFAPWCGHCKKLAPEYEKAATGLKGTASLAKVDCTANTNTCTKYGVTGYPTLKVFRDGTLSSPYEGPRQADGIVSYLKKQAGPASVLLENPERFEKFIRNDDASVVGFFADKSEAQKEFVKAANALRDDYRFAHTNSEALLQSQGIDGEGIVLFRPPHLSNKFEDGSVKYSEDKFTSNKIKKFIQDNIFGICPVLTTENREQLSGKDLLVAYFDVDYSKNLKGTNYWRNRVMKVAKSFLDEGKKLNFAVACRKAFHSDVADFGLKDTDGVPVVGMRTVKGQKYAMTETFSMDALQSFLKDYFAGSLKPYLKSEPVPESNDGPVKVVVAENFDEIVNDDSKDVLIEFYAPWCGHCKSLEPKYNELGEKLANDPNVVLAKMDATANDVPAAYQVSGFPTIYFSPAGGKMNPKKYEGGREVSDFISYLKREATNPLVVPEETTKKKKKRIEEKVDL